In Paraglaciecola sp. T6c, the sequence TTTGTTGTCTAGCTTAGAAATACCAACTGCCGCTTAAGGAAAGCTCTGTATTGTTATGATGACTGATACCGAAACGAATATCGGTTGTCTTGGATGCAAACGTACTGACCTCACAGGTACTTTTTATTCTTTTGCGATAAGCATTGCTGTCTATGCGGATCGGAAACACGATTTTACACAAGCCTTTGTACGCATCCGTTTGCCATAGAACACCCAAGGTCGGTAATATCATAAAGCGTGTATCCAGTGAGTCAGGTGTTTGCATTCTGCCAACGGCCAATGCATAAAGCGTAGTATCCCCCATCGCAATTCCTTTACCGAAGCCACTTTCTAGGAAAAATTCATTGCTGACATCTGCTGGCCCTAAATAGTCACGTTCGTTACCCAAGCGCAGCTGCCACGCAATGCCTATATCACCACGTAAACCAGTCGCACCGGTGTCGACCGTTTCTATATTTAGCAAATCGAGTTTACTCAGCGCCAAATTGTCATCCGTTAAACGTACTGACAGCGCCGCCATTGATAATGCTGAGTTTGGTAAAATACCACCGCCCCGGGCTAGCATGTCGTAGTAAGCAGGGCGAAACATAATCTCTGCGAAGCCTCCGAGGCCATTATTGTGCCCTAATGTAGTTCGCACCGTCGTGGGGTTCTGTCCTGTGTGCGGCAATACTTCAGTATGTGTGCTCCACTGCACTTTTTTGGCTGGTAAAACGATACGTGCCCGCTGAACATTCCTTTTAAGTGACTGCAGTTTGATATCATCTTTATTTAATTCTAGGCTGAAATTGACATAGTCGAGCAAAACGTCGAGTAACATCAGCTGTTGTTTCAATGACAAGGCTTCAAGATAATTTTGGACTTCCACCAGCGTGCCTGCGTTATTAACAATGTCGCTTAGTGTCTCCTGCATCGTCACATCTAATTCAGCAAAATGTTGTCTGAACCGAGCTTGGCGAGAAAGAGCGTGCTCTACCTTTTGCACGGCGGGGTGACCTGAAATCGTTGTTGCTTGCTCAAGAGCCGAAAATACGCTGATGGGTAATACGAAAGGCCGCCTATTTGATATCAAGTCTTGCTCTAATACTAGCTCGAGCATTTTGGCAATATGATACGCGCAATTGCGGTGGGTAAAATAATATCGATACTCTGTGAAAAGCAACTCCCAAGCATGGGCAATCAATATTGTCTTTTCGTCAGACGTTAAGTTTAAGGTATATTGCCAAAGGTCACGCATTTCAACTTCGGCGTAGTTAATATTGTAGCGGTAATAGTGGTTGCTGCTGTACTTGGCGTCATATCCCCCCACTAACCCCTTTAAGATATAAGCTACTGGGTTTTCGTTATCAGGTACTTTCGCACCAAAATTCAAGCTATTGCTCAATAGATCTACTGAGAACGCTTCACTTTTCAATTTAAACAACAAGTGACCATAAAAT encodes:
- a CDS encoding Lnb N-terminal periplasmic domain-containing protein, coding for MKLALSILTFCLFFTVSVNAQEPWQSRTWQKLVHYSASRHISEIKNADFFLSTQGKNNPEAEFVASLALLTPSNRIFDERVCRYPARALYLRSLGYDVVHVPTLCDNFKQWQGDLSKQQVSIVYADGYLGNPASFYGHLLFKLKSEAFSVDLLSNSLNFGAKVPDNENPVAYILKGLVGGYDAKYSSNHYYRYNINYAEVEMRDLWQYTLNLTSDEKTILIAHAWELLFTEYRYYFTHRNCAYHIAKMLELVLEQDLISNRRPFVLPISVFSALEQATTISGHPAVQKVEHALSRQARFRQHFAELDVTMQETLSDIVNNAGTLVEVQNYLEALSLKQQLMLLDVLLDYVNFSLELNKDDIKLQSLKRNVQRARIVLPAKKVQWSTHTEVLPHTGQNPTTVRTTLGHNNGLGGFAEIMFRPAYYDMLARGGGILPNSALSMAALSVRLTDDNLALSKLDLLNIETVDTGATGLRGDIGIAWQLRLGNERDYLGPADVSNEFFLESGFGKGIAMGDTTLYALAVGRMQTPDSLDTRFMILPTLGVLWQTDAYKGLCKIVFPIRIDSNAYRKRIKSTCEVSTFASKTTDIRFGISHHNNTELSLSGSWYF